One window from the genome of Pelodictyon luteolum DSM 273 encodes:
- a CDS encoding ABC transporter ATP-binding protein — MSMLFEARGITKSYALPGRPPLPILREADLSAAEGEMVTIIGASGSGKTTLLNMLGTLDTPDGGSIFFEGEPLFQDGRYRMTKKELARFRNRRIGFIFQFHHLLSDFTAQENVAMAEFIATGRLQPAKERAALLLQELGLSGRLNHLPSELSGGEQQRVAIARALMNQPKLVLADEPSGNLDSENSQRLYELMAALSKERRTSFIIVTHNETYAGMSDRCLRMQDGRLQLCTPLQ, encoded by the coding sequence ATGAGCATGCTCTTCGAAGCCAGAGGCATCACGAAATCCTACGCACTGCCGGGCCGCCCGCCCCTGCCGATCCTCCGCGAAGCCGACCTTTCGGCGGCGGAAGGTGAGATGGTCACCATCATCGGAGCCTCGGGAAGCGGCAAGACGACGCTCCTCAACATGCTCGGCACACTCGACACGCCCGATGGCGGAAGCATCTTTTTTGAGGGGGAACCGCTCTTTCAGGACGGAAGGTACCGCATGACGAAAAAGGAGCTGGCGCGGTTCCGCAACCGGAGGATCGGGTTCATATTCCAGTTCCACCACCTTCTTTCCGACTTCACTGCCCAGGAAAACGTAGCTATGGCTGAGTTCATCGCCACGGGCAGGCTGCAGCCGGCAAAAGAGCGCGCCGCCCTGCTCCTTCAGGAACTCGGGCTCTCCGGGCGTCTCAACCATCTTCCCTCGGAGCTTTCGGGTGGAGAACAGCAGCGGGTCGCCATCGCCCGTGCACTCATGAACCAGCCGAAACTGGTGCTGGCCGACGAGCCGAGCGGAAACCTCGACAGCGAAAACAGCCAGCGCCTGTACGAACTGATGGCTGCCCTCTCGAAAGAACGCCGGACCTCGTTCATCATCGTCACCCATAATGAAACTTACGCCGGCATGTCAGACCGCTGCCTCCGGATGCAGGACGGCCGGCTTCAGCTCTGTACACCGCTGCAATAA
- a CDS encoding MFS transporter produces the protein MPKNAWTFLYAAFVSIGLVTFVSIGQAYILNEHLHIPIDQQGTISGNLVFWTEVVALLFFVPAGVVMDRIGRKPVYIAGMLLLAISYSLYPYSTTIAALTLSRVIYALGIVAVTAGLATIMVDYPAERSRGKLIAVTGFLNGLGIVTLNQFFGGMPEKLIARGFTGIEAGTIAHLSIAALALVTALVLAFGLKGGTPVRKEERPPLKALLRSGVAHAKNPRILLSYGAAFVARGDQSIIGTFLPLWGITAGIAMGMAPAEAVRKGTLIFIISQAAALLWAPVIGPLIDRWNRVTALTVCMGLATLGYLSLVFIDNPHDGFSIIFFVLLGIGQISSFLGAQSLIGQEAPRAERGSVIGMFNISGAVGILIITTIGGRMFDMFSPKAPFLVVGAINMLVMLGGIYVRLKAPGRVPAREEGQAA, from the coding sequence ATGCCGAAAAACGCATGGACCTTCCTCTACGCCGCCTTTGTCTCTATCGGGCTCGTGACCTTCGTCTCGATCGGCCAGGCCTATATCCTCAACGAGCATCTCCACATCCCCATCGACCAGCAGGGTACCATCAGCGGCAACCTGGTTTTCTGGACGGAGGTCGTCGCCCTGCTCTTCTTCGTGCCGGCAGGGGTCGTGATGGACCGCATCGGCAGAAAACCGGTCTACATCGCCGGCATGCTGCTGCTCGCCATCTCGTACTCCCTCTACCCTTACTCCACAACCATTGCAGCCCTGACACTCAGCCGCGTCATTTACGCGCTCGGCATCGTCGCCGTCACGGCAGGCCTTGCCACAATCATGGTCGACTACCCGGCAGAACGCTCCCGCGGCAAGCTCATCGCCGTGACCGGATTCCTCAACGGGCTCGGCATCGTCACCCTCAACCAGTTTTTCGGCGGCATGCCTGAAAAGCTCATAGCCCGGGGATTCACCGGCATCGAGGCCGGCACAATTGCCCACCTTTCAATCGCCGCCCTCGCTCTTGTAACCGCGCTGGTGCTGGCATTCGGCCTGAAGGGCGGAACGCCGGTCCGCAAAGAGGAGCGGCCGCCCCTCAAAGCCCTTCTGAGGAGCGGTGTGGCGCACGCAAAGAACCCGCGCATCCTGCTCTCCTACGGTGCGGCGTTCGTCGCGCGCGGCGACCAGTCGATCATCGGCACGTTCCTTCCGCTCTGGGGAATTACGGCCGGCATCGCCATGGGCATGGCGCCGGCCGAAGCCGTCAGGAAAGGAACCCTCATCTTCATCATATCCCAAGCCGCCGCTCTCCTCTGGGCACCCGTCATCGGTCCCCTCATCGACCGTTGGAACCGTGTCACCGCACTCACTGTATGCATGGGGCTCGCCACCCTCGGCTACCTTTCGCTCGTCTTCATCGACAATCCGCATGACGGATTCTCGATCATCTTCTTCGTCCTGCTCGGCATCGGCCAGATCAGCTCCTTCCTCGGCGCACAGTCACTCATCGGCCAGGAGGCGCCGAGGGCGGAGCGGGGATCGGTGATCGGGATGTTCAATATCAGCGGTGCGGTTGGCATCCTCATCATCACCACCATCGGGGGAAGGATGTTTGACATGTTCAGCCCGAAGGCCCCGTTCCTCGTGGTCGGAGCCATCAACATGCTGGTGATGCTGGGGGGAATCTACGTACGGCTGAAAGCCCCCGGTAGAGTACCTGCCCGGGAGGAAGGACAGGCAGCCTGA
- a CDS encoding DegT/DnrJ/EryC1/StrS family aminotransferase has translation MQFIDLVTQKDRIRGAVMARLESIVDRAQFIMGPEVAELESKLAAYAGTKHCLSCSSGTDALLIALMAKGIGPGDAVLTTPFTFVATAEVVSLTGATPVFVDIDPDTFNIDPALLEKGVLEARARGLEPKALIPVDLFGLAADYTRLEAEALRLGLWILEDACQGFGGAQGGKKAGSFGLVGATSFFPAKPLGCWGDGGAIFTDNDELAALMVSVRVHGGGVDKYSNVRIGLNGRLDSMQAAVLLEKLEIFDEELMLRDRVAKAYSSSLGGRLKVPVVPDGYRSAWAQYSVLARDSSDREKLMGALQKEGIPSVIYYKIPLHLQEAYGDLGYKAGDFPVTEDMASRVFSLPMHPYLKEEEIEQVCSVLLA, from the coding sequence ATGCAATTCATCGACCTTGTTACCCAGAAAGACCGGATCCGCGGGGCCGTGATGGCCCGTCTCGAGTCCATCGTAGACCGTGCCCAGTTCATCATGGGGCCCGAAGTGGCTGAGCTTGAGTCGAAGCTGGCGGCCTATGCAGGTACGAAGCACTGCCTTTCATGCTCTTCGGGTACCGACGCGCTCCTCATTGCCCTCATGGCCAAAGGGATCGGCCCCGGCGATGCGGTGCTGACGACACCCTTCACGTTCGTGGCGACGGCCGAAGTAGTGAGCCTCACTGGAGCGACGCCAGTGTTTGTCGACATCGACCCCGATACATTCAATATCGATCCTGCTCTGCTTGAGAAAGGGGTGCTGGAAGCCCGGGCCCGGGGTCTGGAACCCAAAGCGCTCATTCCTGTCGACCTTTTCGGCCTCGCTGCCGACTACACGCGGCTCGAGGCCGAAGCCCTGCGGCTCGGGCTCTGGATCCTCGAGGATGCCTGCCAGGGGTTCGGCGGAGCGCAGGGCGGCAAAAAAGCCGGAAGTTTCGGCCTTGTCGGTGCGACCTCGTTTTTTCCGGCCAAGCCGCTCGGCTGCTGGGGGGATGGCGGTGCGATCTTCACCGACAACGACGAACTCGCAGCGCTCATGGTGTCGGTGCGGGTGCACGGAGGCGGCGTCGACAAGTACAGCAATGTGCGCATCGGCCTGAATGGACGGCTTGATTCAATGCAGGCGGCTGTACTGCTTGAGAAACTGGAGATTTTTGACGAGGAACTGATGCTCCGAGACCGTGTAGCCAAGGCTTACAGCAGCAGCCTCGGTGGCAGACTGAAGGTGCCTGTGGTCCCGGACGGGTACCGTTCCGCCTGGGCGCAGTACTCGGTGCTCGCCCGGGACAGCTCCGATCGTGAAAAGCTGATGGGAGCCCTCCAGAAAGAGGGCATTCCTTCGGTCATCTATTACAAGATCCCCCTGCACCTGCAGGAGGCCTACGGCGACCTTGGCTACAAAGCGGGCGATTTCCCTGTTACCGAGGATATGGCCTCACGGGTCTTCTCTCTGCCGATGCACCCCTACCTGAAAGAAGAGGAGATAGAGCAGGTCTGTTCCGTTCTTCTTGCCTGA
- a CDS encoding pentapeptide repeat-containing protein, with the protein MPDDIVEEQIYEGADFRDSPLSAGVYDGCSFVGCVFRATTLSTMASSMTSSMTSSMTSSMTFRECVFRNCDCSLMEVDGTSFQDTVFQGCRLEGVQFARCRKVLLSFSFEASMLRLASFAGLDIRGTRFEGCELYETDFSDADLRGAVFADCDLQRAAFMHTNLEKADFRTARNYSFRPDLNRIGKARFCLPELTGLLEGYGIRIE; encoded by the coding sequence ATGCCGGACGATATCGTTGAAGAACAAATCTATGAAGGCGCGGATTTCCGCGATTCGCCTCTTTCTGCCGGGGTGTATGACGGATGTTCATTTGTGGGGTGCGTGTTCCGGGCTACAACCCTTTCCACCATGGCGTCCTCAATGACATCTTCAATGACCTCCTCCATGACATCTTCAATGACGTTCCGGGAGTGCGTATTCAGGAACTGCGACTGCAGCCTCATGGAGGTGGATGGCACGAGCTTTCAGGACACGGTGTTCCAGGGATGCCGTCTGGAGGGCGTGCAGTTCGCCCGGTGCCGAAAGGTATTGCTTTCGTTTTCGTTCGAGGCCTCTATGCTGCGCCTCGCCTCCTTTGCCGGGCTTGATATCCGCGGCACCCGTTTCGAGGGGTGCGAGCTTTATGAGACCGACTTCAGCGACGCAGATCTCCGGGGAGCGGTGTTCGCCGACTGCGATCTCCAGCGGGCTGCCTTCATGCACACGAACCTTGAAAAAGCTGATTTCCGTACGGCCCGCAACTACTCCTTCCGTCCGGATCTCAACCGGATCGGCAAGGCCCGCTTTTGCCTGCCGGAACTCACAGGTCTCCTTGAGGGCTATGGCATCCGCATAGAGTGA
- a CDS encoding UDP-N-acetylmuramate--L-alanine ligase → MSSIYFIGIGGTAMASVAVALSRIGHAVTGSDTGLYPPMSTYLEEHNIRYFNGFNPENLKQVMPDMVVVGNAVSRGNEELEYALNERMELVAMPDLVRRELIGRNTSIVVAGTHGKTTTTSIIAWLLESGGLKPGFLVGGIPENFGIGCRPSGRSEAGFFVSEGDEYDTAFFDKRSKFLLYRPDIALINNVEFDHADIFNSLEEIKRSFRLLVNLIPSKGALIVNGDDPVAMEVAAGARCRLETFGLTEGCDWMAGNIDVGEEGSTFDVYYKGSLLQRFHAPLFGNYNITNTVASIAVATLAGMTLEQVEEGLPGFLRPKRRMETIGTFEGNITLVEDFAHHPTAIRVTLEAIRERWPRRRILTCFEPRSNTTTRNIFQDELAACFGPAEVVVMGKVHRPERYGPGGSLDTGKLKEALEREGKTVFLAGADPDDYPGDIVRFLHENLQPNDVVLMLTNGSFAGLKSAFTESFQKK, encoded by the coding sequence ATGAGCTCCATCTACTTCATCGGCATCGGCGGAACGGCAATGGCATCGGTAGCGGTTGCACTCTCCCGCATCGGTCACGCAGTCACGGGATCCGACACGGGGCTCTACCCGCCCATGAGCACCTACCTTGAAGAACACAACATCCGCTATTTCAACGGCTTCAACCCCGAGAACCTGAAACAGGTGATGCCGGACATGGTTGTGGTCGGCAATGCGGTAAGCCGGGGCAACGAAGAACTCGAATATGCCCTGAACGAAAGAATGGAGTTGGTGGCGATGCCCGATCTTGTCCGCCGGGAGCTGATCGGCCGCAACACGTCAATCGTCGTCGCCGGAACCCACGGCAAAACCACGACCACGTCCATCATCGCCTGGCTGCTCGAATCCGGTGGACTGAAACCGGGGTTCCTCGTCGGCGGCATCCCGGAAAACTTCGGGATCGGATGCCGGCCGTCGGGACGCAGCGAAGCAGGGTTCTTTGTCAGCGAGGGAGACGAGTACGACACCGCCTTTTTCGACAAGCGAAGCAAGTTCCTGCTCTACCGCCCCGACATCGCCCTTATAAATAACGTCGAATTCGACCACGCCGACATTTTCAATTCACTCGAGGAGATCAAGCGGAGCTTCCGGCTGCTCGTCAACCTCATCCCCTCAAAAGGGGCGCTCATCGTCAACGGCGACGACCCCGTCGCAATGGAGGTAGCCGCGGGAGCACGGTGCAGGCTGGAGACGTTCGGGCTCACGGAAGGCTGCGACTGGATGGCCGGGAACATAGACGTCGGAGAGGAGGGCTCCACATTCGACGTGTATTATAAAGGGAGCCTTTTGCAGCGCTTCCACGCCCCCCTGTTCGGAAACTACAACATAACGAACACCGTGGCCTCCATCGCCGTCGCCACCCTTGCCGGAATGACGCTTGAACAGGTAGAAGAAGGGCTGCCTGGCTTTCTCCGCCCGAAACGCAGAATGGAAACCATCGGTACGTTCGAGGGCAACATCACCCTCGTCGAGGATTTCGCCCACCACCCTACGGCCATCAGGGTCACGCTTGAAGCCATCAGGGAACGCTGGCCCCGGAGGCGCATCCTCACCTGCTTCGAGCCGCGCTCGAACACGACCACCCGCAACATCTTCCAAGATGAGCTGGCCGCCTGCTTCGGGCCGGCCGAGGTTGTGGTGATGGGAAAGGTGCACCGCCCTGAGCGTTACGGCCCCGGGGGAAGCCTTGATACCGGGAAGCTCAAGGAAGCACTGGAAAGAGAGGGCAAAACCGTTTTCCTCGCCGGAGCGGACCCCGATGACTACCCCGGCGACATCGTCCGCTTTCTCCATGAAAACCTGCAGCCAAACGATGTCGTGCTCATGCTCACGAATGGAAGTTTCGCGGGACTGAAGTCAGCATTCACAGAAAGTTTTCAAAAAAAATGA
- the gap gene encoding type I glyceraldehyde-3-phosphate dehydrogenase, with translation MTKVKVGINGFGRIGRLVFRQAMDNPKFEIVAINDLCDTKTLAHLLKYDSTHKKFNGEITVEGNNLVINGKTITITAERDPLNLPWKALGCDLVVESTGIFTSREAAYKHITAGAKKVIISAPAKDKIDATIVLGVNGDLITGSEEIISNASCTTNCLAPMVKVLEDSFGIEKGFMTTIHAYTNDQNILDLPHKDLRRARSAAVSMIPTSTGAAKAIGEVIPELAGKLDGFAVRVPVPDGSMTDLTAILMKPATKEEINAAMKVAADGPMKGYLEYCTDPIVSQDIVGNPHSCVFDSLLTMSAGTMVKVVGWYDNELGYSTRVTDLLEIYSNFV, from the coding sequence ATGACTAAAGTGAAAGTCGGCATCAACGGATTCGGACGCATCGGGCGTCTGGTTTTCCGCCAGGCCATGGACAATCCGAAATTCGAAATCGTTGCCATCAACGACCTGTGCGACACCAAAACCCTCGCACACCTCCTGAAATACGATTCGACCCACAAGAAATTCAACGGTGAAATAACCGTCGAGGGCAACAACCTCGTCATCAACGGCAAGACCATCACCATCACCGCAGAGCGCGATCCCCTGAACCTCCCCTGGAAGGCTCTCGGCTGCGACCTCGTCGTCGAATCCACCGGCATCTTCACCTCTCGTGAAGCCGCATACAAGCACATCACCGCCGGCGCGAAGAAGGTCATCATCTCCGCTCCCGCAAAGGACAAAATCGACGCAACCATCGTGCTCGGTGTCAATGGCGACCTGATCACCGGCAGCGAAGAGATCATCTCGAACGCAAGCTGCACCACCAACTGCCTCGCCCCGATGGTTAAGGTGCTTGAGGACAGCTTCGGCATCGAGAAAGGGTTCATGACCACCATCCATGCCTACACCAACGACCAGAACATCCTCGATCTTCCGCATAAGGACCTTCGCCGCGCCCGCTCTGCAGCCGTGTCGATGATCCCGACAAGCACCGGTGCCGCCAAGGCAATCGGCGAAGTCATCCCGGAACTCGCAGGCAAGCTTGACGGTTTTGCTGTCAGGGTTCCCGTGCCGGACGGCTCCATGACCGACCTTACCGCCATCCTGATGAAGCCTGCCACCAAGGAAGAGATCAACGCCGCGATGAAAGTCGCCGCTGATGGTCCGATGAAAGGCTACCTCGAATACTGCACCGACCCGATCGTCTCTCAGGACATCGTCGGCAACCCGCACTCCTGCGTCTTCGACTCGCTCCTCACCATGAGCGCAGGCACGATGGTCAAGGTTGTCGGCTGGTACGACAACGAACTCGGCTACTCCACCAGGGTCACCGACCTCCTGGAGATCTACTCGAACTTCGTTTGA
- a CDS encoding flavodoxin domain-containing protein, translating to MTQQNAAPMKAIILYDSKTAGGSTDRLIDSIGLELARTGAYVEKAKCKAQADYSFIQEFDVVIMGAPIYYLLVSSQLLGALVQSNLKKNLKRKKIALFLTCGSPEPMATLLYMPQLKIHLVPNKILTEKIFSPQQLSDPAVIKEFVDELTEAYRKATRKRNTSMHWSDEAREELNGLPSFLRGRIKTGVEEYAEEMGYSTITPAVLNEAKADLGGM from the coding sequence ATGACGCAACAGAACGCCGCGCCGATGAAGGCCATCATCCTTTACGACAGCAAGACTGCGGGAGGATCGACCGACCGGCTCATTGACTCCATCGGTCTGGAACTGGCCAGAACCGGTGCCTATGTCGAAAAGGCAAAGTGCAAGGCACAGGCAGACTACAGCTTCATCCAGGAGTTCGACGTGGTCATCATGGGAGCGCCGATCTACTATCTCCTGGTCTCCTCGCAGCTGCTCGGCGCCCTCGTGCAGAGCAACCTGAAGAAAAACCTGAAGCGCAAAAAGATAGCGCTCTTTCTCACCTGCGGAAGCCCCGAACCGATGGCTACGCTGCTCTATATGCCCCAGCTGAAAATTCATCTGGTGCCGAACAAGATCCTCACCGAAAAAATCTTCTCTCCGCAGCAGCTTTCGGACCCTGCCGTGATCAAAGAGTTTGTCGACGAGCTGACCGAGGCGTACAGAAAAGCCACACGAAAGCGAAACACGTCGATGCACTGGAGCGATGAGGCCAGAGAAGAACTGAACGGGCTGCCCTCGTTCCTTCGCGGACGCATCAAAACCGGGGTAGAAGAATATGCCGAAGAGATGGGCTACAGCACCATCACCCCGGCAGTCCTCAATGAAGCGAAAGCTGACCTTGGCGGCATGTAA
- the dnaJ gene encoding molecular chaperone DnaJ, which produces MKRDYYEVLGVSRSADKDEIKKAYRKLALKYHPDKNPDNKDAEDHFKEVNEAYEVLSNDDKRRRYDQFGHAGVGSSAASGGGGGQYGGGADFSDIFSAFNDMFGGGGGGSQRRRAASGIPGVDLKIRLKLTLEEIAKGVEKTIKIKKQVPCKECNGSGSKTGATETCPTCHGAGEVRQASKTMFGQFVNIAACPTCGGEGRIVKDRCPSCYGEGIKQGEVTVKVNVPAGVQEGNYLTLRGQGNSGPRGGAPGDLIVMIEEKPHELFVRNGDDVIYSLAVSFPDLVLGTKVDVPTLEGAVKLTIPAGTQPETMLRIPGHGIGHLRGSGKGDQYVRVNVYVPKELTQQDKDLLRDLRKSPSIAPEAHSAGGAKSFFEKARDIFG; this is translated from the coding sequence ATGAAAAGAGACTACTATGAGGTCCTTGGCGTAAGCCGCTCGGCAGACAAGGATGAAATAAAGAAGGCCTATCGGAAACTGGCCCTGAAATACCACCCCGACAAAAATCCAGACAACAAGGACGCCGAGGATCATTTCAAGGAGGTCAACGAGGCATATGAAGTACTGAGCAACGATGACAAGAGACGTCGTTACGACCAGTTCGGCCATGCCGGCGTCGGTTCTTCGGCAGCATCGGGCGGCGGTGGCGGCCAGTATGGCGGCGGAGCGGATTTCAGCGATATTTTCAGTGCATTCAACGACATGTTCGGTGGTGGTGGTGGCGGTTCACAGCGCAGGCGTGCTGCATCGGGGATTCCGGGTGTTGATCTGAAGATCCGTTTGAAGCTCACGCTCGAAGAGATTGCCAAGGGCGTTGAGAAGACAATCAAGATCAAAAAGCAGGTGCCCTGCAAGGAGTGCAACGGTTCGGGTTCAAAAACCGGAGCCACAGAGACCTGTCCCACCTGCCACGGTGCCGGAGAAGTCCGTCAGGCCTCAAAGACCATGTTCGGCCAGTTTGTCAACATCGCAGCCTGCCCGACCTGCGGCGGCGAGGGTCGGATCGTCAAGGACCGCTGCCCGTCATGCTACGGTGAGGGCATAAAGCAGGGTGAGGTGACGGTGAAGGTGAATGTGCCTGCCGGTGTGCAGGAGGGCAACTACCTCACCCTCCGCGGACAGGGTAATTCCGGACCGCGGGGCGGAGCTCCGGGCGACTTGATCGTGATGATCGAGGAGAAGCCGCATGAGCTCTTCGTACGCAACGGCGATGATGTCATCTACAGCCTTGCCGTCAGCTTCCCCGATCTCGTGCTTGGCACGAAGGTCGATGTCCCGACTCTGGAGGGCGCCGTAAAGCTTACCATCCCCGCCGGCACCCAGCCTGAAACCATGCTCCGCATTCCGGGTCATGGCATCGGCCATCTCCGGGGCTCGGGCAAGGGCGACCAGTATGTGAGGGTCAATGTGTATGTGCCCAAAGAGCTTACCCAACAGGATAAGGATCTTCTCCGCGACCTGCGCAAATCACCCTCGATCGCACCCGAGGCTCACAGTGCAGGGGGAGCGAAGAGCTTCTTTGAAAAAGCTCGCGACATCTTCGGCTGA
- a CDS encoding nucleotide exchange factor GrpE, producing the protein MMKKAEDPLQDREGTIQEHTEGQAGTAAADQSAAVETPESRIAGLEREVQAEKEQNGKFRDELLRRAAEFENFRKQKEREAVMASQRATDNVLRDLLTLVDDVERVLANVPEPEEIPAAAKPYIDGVELLKKNLDRWLESKGVKPIEAIGMKLDVDFHEAISQIEHPDAEPETIVEQYQTGYLLGDRVLRHAKVIVAR; encoded by the coding sequence ATGATGAAAAAAGCAGAAGACCCATTGCAGGACAGGGAAGGAACGATACAGGAGCACACCGAAGGACAGGCAGGCACTGCTGCGGCGGACCAGTCGGCGGCAGTTGAAACGCCGGAATCGAGGATTGCCGGGCTTGAAAGAGAGGTGCAGGCAGAAAAAGAGCAGAACGGGAAGTTCCGCGATGAACTCCTTCGCCGTGCGGCCGAGTTCGAGAATTTCCGCAAGCAGAAAGAGCGCGAGGCCGTCATGGCTTCCCAGCGGGCGACGGACAACGTCCTGCGCGACCTGCTCACACTTGTCGACGATGTTGAGCGGGTGCTTGCCAATGTCCCCGAACCCGAAGAGATCCCGGCTGCGGCCAAGCCCTATATTGACGGCGTGGAGCTGTTGAAGAAAAACCTTGACCGCTGGCTCGAGTCGAAAGGGGTGAAGCCGATTGAAGCGATCGGAATGAAGCTCGATGTTGATTTCCACGAAGCCATTTCCCAGATCGAGCATCCCGATGCCGAACCGGAGACTATCGTCGAACAGTATCAGACAGGCTATCTCCTTGGTGACAGGGTACTGCGCCATGCGAAGGTCATCGTGGCCCGGTAA
- the hrcA gene encoding heat-inducible transcriptional repressor HrcA, whose amino-acid sequence MGSRELNLRERQVLGIIIQLYVVTAAPVGSRYIARNYSLGLSDATIRNVMADLEAEGYISQPHTSAGRIPTDLGYRYYVDLIMKVQRIDEEEKRRMESDFGPISMEGRGTSAEVLVSAAKVLGSISRQLSVVLSPTLSNAVFEKLDMVLLSSTRMMVVLSIQSMFVKTIVMELQHELTRQKVDEVVDLLNERLSGLTLSEIRRSITRRLAGSSCDTNLKDLIVRSADSLFDESPIFERLYISGAEYIVEQPEFKQPERVRELITMIEDKFSVARLVEDIAPKQDLKRTAGHDVSISIGRENSALQAEDLTIVSAPYYAGSMVGTLGILGPKRMDYEHAVRVLNYMADCLTATLSDVN is encoded by the coding sequence ATGGGTTCTCGTGAGTTGAACTTGCGGGAACGGCAGGTGCTGGGGATCATCATCCAGCTGTATGTGGTTACTGCCGCTCCTGTAGGCTCCAGGTACATAGCAAGGAATTACAGCCTCGGTCTTTCAGACGCCACGATACGCAATGTCATGGCTGATCTTGAGGCTGAAGGCTATATCAGCCAGCCCCATACGTCCGCAGGGCGGATTCCCACCGACCTCGGGTACCGCTACTACGTCGACCTCATCATGAAGGTGCAGCGCATCGACGAGGAGGAAAAGCGGCGGATGGAGTCGGATTTCGGTCCGATCAGCATGGAAGGAAGGGGGACCTCGGCCGAGGTCCTGGTATCTGCTGCGAAGGTTCTCGGGAGCATTTCGCGACAGCTCAGTGTCGTCCTTTCTCCGACCCTGTCGAATGCGGTTTTCGAGAAGCTCGACATGGTGCTTCTGAGTTCCACCAGGATGATGGTGGTGCTTTCCATCCAGTCGATGTTCGTCAAGACCATTGTCATGGAGCTGCAGCATGAACTGACGCGCCAGAAAGTCGACGAGGTCGTCGACCTGCTCAATGAACGGCTCTCGGGGTTGACACTTTCGGAAATCCGCCGTTCAATCACCCGCCGTCTGGCCGGCAGCAGCTGCGACACCAACCTGAAGGATCTTATCGTGCGCTCGGCAGACAGCCTGTTCGACGAGTCGCCCATTTTCGAGCGACTGTATATCTCGGGTGCGGAGTACATCGTGGAGCAACCGGAATTCAAGCAGCCGGAACGGGTACGGGAACTGATCACCATGATCGAAGACAAGTTCAGCGTTGCCCGCCTTGTCGAGGACATCGCGCCGAAGCAGGACCTCAAACGCACTGCCGGACATGACGTGTCGATCAGCATCGGGCGTGAGAACAGCGCACTGCAGGCTGAGGATTTGACCATCGTCTCAGCGCCATACTATGCAGGCAGCATGGTTGGAACGCTGGGGATACTGGGGCCGAAACGAATGGATTATGAACATGCCGTCCGTGTATTGAACTACATGGCGGACTGCCTGACAGCAACACTGTCGGATGTCAACTAA
- the prmC gene encoding peptide chain release factor N(5)-glutamine methyltransferase: MTKPAQEWQVRGLLKTTAEFFLSKGVDEARLGAELLLAHVLKMARLDLYLQHERPVYPDELERFRELCRQRLGGRPLQYITGEQWFYGLPFHVDRRVLIPRPETELLVEFALELLESDGASASGVPRILDAGTGSGCIALTMAIRMPTLQAVGIDVSLEALEVARTNAERHGAGDRVSFAVGDMTDPLFSPPGAPFDMLVSNPPYIPESEWAGLQPEVRDHEPKLALTVPVGMECYRALAAMAGRLLRPGGRIALEIHADGAGGVVELLEEAGMLDIVVKKDYAGLNRIVQGRLPR, encoded by the coding sequence GTGACGAAACCGGCACAGGAATGGCAGGTCCGAGGCCTGCTGAAAACAACGGCGGAGTTTTTTCTCTCCAAAGGAGTCGATGAAGCGCGTCTCGGTGCTGAACTGCTGCTCGCGCACGTGCTCAAGATGGCACGTCTGGACCTCTATCTGCAGCACGAGCGGCCAGTATACCCCGATGAACTCGAGCGCTTCAGGGAGCTCTGCCGCCAGCGCCTCGGCGGCCGGCCGTTGCAGTACATCACCGGCGAGCAGTGGTTTTACGGTCTGCCATTCCATGTCGACCGGCGGGTGCTGATTCCCCGTCCCGAAACGGAGCTGCTTGTCGAGTTTGCCCTTGAGCTGCTTGAGTCAGATGGGGCCAGTGCCTCCGGGGTCCCGCGCATCCTCGATGCCGGCACCGGCAGCGGGTGCATCGCCCTGACCATGGCGATTCGTATGCCGACGCTGCAGGCCGTGGGGATCGATGTCTCCCTGGAGGCTCTTGAGGTCGCCCGCACCAATGCAGAGCGGCACGGAGCCGGGGATCGGGTATCGTTCGCCGTCGGCGACATGACGGACCCCTTGTTCTCGCCGCCAGGCGCCCCGTTCGACATGCTTGTCTCCAACCCGCCCTACATCCCTGAATCTGAATGGGCCGGCCTGCAGCCTGAGGTGCGGGACCATGAGCCGAAGCTGGCCCTTACGGTTCCGGTCGGGATGGAGTGTTACCGGGCACTGGCAGCTATGGCGGGCCGCCTCCTCAGGCCCGGCGGGCGGATCGCGCTGGAAATCCATGCGGACGGCGCCGGGGGGGTGGTGGAGCTCCTCGAAGAGGCGGGCATGCTGGATATCGTGGTAAAGAAAGATTACGCAGGCCTGAACAGGATCGTTCAGGGGCGGCTTCCCCGATGA